A genome region from Nocardiopsis exhalans includes the following:
- a CDS encoding DUF3037 domain-containing protein, whose protein sequence is MSERYTTVTTGQVGVERERAVFEYALLRVIPRLERGECVNAGVIVYSQERAFLASRSALDEDRLRALDPRVDVAGVRRALDAVEVMCRGGAEAGLAGRERQGQRFRWLTAPRSTIVQPGPIHGGLTLDPAAEVERLLDRLVR, encoded by the coding sequence GTGAGCGAGCGGTACACCACGGTGACCACCGGACAGGTGGGTGTGGAGCGCGAACGCGCGGTGTTCGAGTACGCGCTGTTGCGGGTGATCCCGCGGCTGGAGCGCGGTGAGTGCGTGAACGCCGGGGTGATCGTGTACTCGCAGGAGCGGGCGTTCCTGGCGTCGCGTTCGGCCCTGGACGAGGACCGGCTGCGGGCGCTGGATCCCCGGGTGGACGTGGCGGGGGTGCGCCGGGCTCTGGATGCGGTCGAGGTGATGTGCCGGGGCGGGGCTGAGGCGGGCCTGGCCGGCCGGGAGCGGCAGGGGCAGCGGTTCCGGTGGCTGACCGCGCCCAGGAGCACGATCGTGCAGCCGGGGCCGATCCACGGGGGGTTGACCCTGGATCCGGCTGCCGAGGTGGAGAGGTTGTTGGACCGGTTGGTGCGGTGA
- a CDS encoding SDR family NAD(P)-dependent oxidoreductase, which yields MVTGGSGGIGAAISRAFAAQGARVAVHYLAQQAPAPEGSAWEHLTPPPEEGEKLATELGHGSFTIGADLSEPGGAPWLIREVTERAGALNVLINNAAHCESPDAVDTLTHASMERHYRVNAVAPAVLIAEAARLHRGDDPLSVVNISTDSARAFPGQIGYGTSKGALEALTRATALELAPRGIRVNAVAPGPVQTGWMDDDLLRRAQEVVPMGRVGTPEDIADAVVYLASHQARWITGQVLQVAGGHAL from the coding sequence CTGGTCACCGGTGGCTCCGGCGGCATCGGGGCGGCCATCAGTCGCGCCTTCGCCGCACAGGGGGCCCGTGTGGCCGTCCACTACCTCGCCCAGCAGGCCCCCGCCCCCGAGGGCTCCGCGTGGGAACACCTCACTCCCCCGCCGGAGGAGGGTGAGAAGCTCGCGACCGAGCTCGGGCACGGCTCCTTCACCATCGGCGCCGACCTGTCCGAGCCGGGCGGGGCCCCCTGGCTGATCCGCGAGGTCACCGAGCGGGCCGGGGCACTCAACGTCCTGATCAACAACGCGGCGCACTGCGAATCCCCGGACGCCGTGGACACCCTGACCCACGCCTCGATGGAGCGCCACTACCGGGTCAACGCCGTCGCCCCCGCCGTGCTCATCGCAGAGGCGGCCCGGCTGCACCGCGGCGACGACCCCCTGTCCGTCGTCAACATCTCCACCGACTCGGCTCGGGCGTTCCCCGGCCAGATCGGCTACGGCACCTCCAAGGGGGCGCTGGAGGCGCTCACCCGCGCCACCGCCCTGGAGCTGGCTCCGCGCGGGATCCGGGTGAACGCCGTCGCCCCCGGCCCCGTCCAGACCGGATGGATGGACGACGACCTCCTGCGTCGGGCGCAGGAGGTCGTGCCGATGGGCCGGGTCGGAACCCCGGAGGACATCGCCGACGCCGTGGTCTACCTGGCCTCGCACCAGGCGCGCTGGATCACCGGTCAGGTCCTGCAGGTGGCCGGCGGGCACGCGCTGTAA
- a CDS encoding HipA family kinase, whose protein sequence is MLASVLKKVIATRYVLPLREGGSLPGLVEADDLGMYVVKFIGAGQGRKTLVAEVVTGELGRALGLPVPELALVEFDAVIARGEPDQEVQELLRNSGGLNLGMDFLPGALGFDPLTFEVDREFAGRVLWFDALTGNVDRSWRNPNMLLWHGRPYLIDHGATLIFHHSWANAEKFVGRAYDASDHVLSGAAPDLAAADAALAPLVDEGLLREAVGLVPDEWLVDEPGFASAGEVREAYVKHLSARVADRSWLPEVSS, encoded by the coding sequence ATGCTGGCCAGCGTGCTGAAAAAGGTGATCGCGACGCGGTACGTGCTACCGCTGCGCGAAGGAGGTTCGCTCCCGGGGTTGGTCGAGGCCGACGACCTGGGAATGTACGTGGTCAAGTTCATCGGTGCCGGTCAGGGGCGCAAGACGCTGGTGGCCGAGGTCGTGACCGGTGAGTTGGGGCGGGCCCTGGGGCTGCCGGTTCCGGAACTGGCCCTGGTGGAGTTCGACGCGGTCATCGCCCGCGGTGAGCCCGACCAGGAGGTTCAGGAGCTGCTCAGGAACAGCGGCGGGCTGAACCTGGGGATGGACTTCCTGCCCGGTGCGCTGGGGTTCGACCCGCTGACCTTCGAGGTGGACCGGGAGTTCGCCGGGCGGGTGCTGTGGTTCGACGCGCTGACCGGGAACGTGGACCGCTCCTGGCGCAACCCGAACATGCTGCTGTGGCACGGCCGGCCCTACCTGATCGACCACGGGGCGACGCTGATCTTCCACCACAGCTGGGCCAACGCCGAAAAGTTCGTGGGTCGGGCCTACGATGCCTCCGACCACGTGCTGTCCGGGGCCGCCCCGGACCTGGCGGCGGCGGACGCGGCCCTGGCCCCGTTGGTGGACGAGGGCCTGTTGCGGGAGGCGGTGGGGCTGGTGCCCGACGAGTGGCTGGTGGACGAGCCGGGGTTCGCTTCGGCCGGGGAAGTGCGTGAGGCGTACGTGAAGCACCTGTCGGCCCGTGTCGCGGACCGTTCCTGGCTGCCGGAGGTGTCCTCGTGA